In Alkalihalobacillus sp. AL-G, the genomic stretch AAGAAAGTTACATTCATTCCTGGAGCCCTTCCAGGGGAAGAGGTTATAGCGAAAGTTGACAAATCCTTTCCAAATCGGATCGAAGCGAATTTAGCCACTATAAAGAAACGATCAGATGACCGGGTAAAACCCCCATGTCCGATTTATGAGGAATGTGGAGGCTGTCAGTTGCAGCATCTTAAGTATGAAGCTCAGCTTCGCGAAAAGAAGGATATTGTTCGTCAAGCATTTCAGCGGTATACGAGTTACAATGCCCATCATATACCGTTAAAAGATACGATTGGAATGGAAGACCCTTGGAACTACCGAAATAAAAGTCAGCTTCAGGTGGCTAAAAAAGAGGCGGGAGTTATTGCGGGACTTTATGGTATCGGATCTCACAAGCTGATTGATTTGACGAATTGTATGGTCCAGCATCCCGAAACATCGAATGTCACGAATGTGATCAAATCGATTCTGGGGGATCTGAACATTTCGATTTATAACGAAAGAAAACGTACAGGGATGGTCAGGACGATTGTAACGCGAGTGAGTTTTCAAACCAAACAGGTACAGGTTGTCCTAGTAACGGCCGAACGTAATCTTCCTAAAAAAGACTTGCTTATTCAGGAGATTAAAAGTCGCTTGCCACAAGTCGTTTCTCTTTTACAAAACATTAACGGACAAAAAACATCGGTCATTTTCGGAGATAAAACGATCCATTTGGAAGGCGGAGAAACAATCCAAGAGACACTTGGTGATCTTTCATTTGAGTTATCCGCAAGAGCCTTTTTTCAATTGAATCCAATTCAAACGGTAAAATTATATAACCAAGTTCGGAGAGCGGCGAAACTGACTGGTGTAGAAAAAGTAGTTGATGCATATTGTGGAGTTGGAACGATCGGGTTGTGGCTAGCAAAGGATGCAAAAGAAATACGCGGAATGGATGTCATTCAGGATTCAATTCGGGATGCCTCCGAAAATGCCATCAAACATGGCTATTCGAATGCTGACTATGTAACGGGTAAAGCAGAATATTGGCTTCCTAAATGGCTGAAGGAAGGCTGGAAACCTGACGTCATCGTGGTCGATCCTCCTCGGACAGGCTGTGACCAAACGTTTTTACAAACAGTTGCGAAAATCAAACCGAAAAAATTGGTTTATGTATCATGTAACCCATCAACCCTAGCAAAAGACGTCAATTTCTTATCTGAATCAGGATTCAAAATACAAAGTTTACAGCCTGTGGATATGTTCCCGCATACGTCACATGTTGAAGTAGTTGCAGCCTTAACTTTAAACAAAAAATAGCTAAAAACACGCCTGACTTACACATCAGACGTGTTTTTTACACGCAGGAGTATAACTTTTTAGCAAGAAGAATTACCGACGTTGGAGAAAAGTTTACGTCCTAAGTATAAGTGCAACTAGGGGCGATCGCCTTCACTAAGGCTTGGCGCTAGCCAAGTTTTCTTTAGATATATCCACAACTTATGCACAGTTTTTGTTAATAAATCCACATACGGGTAAGGTTATACACAACAGCAAAATAAGGATTCATAAAGTTATTAACATTTTTCACAGTGCTGTGGATAAGGTTACCCACAATCCTTGTGTTTATCCACAATTAAAAGAGACTTGCCGGGGAAGGGACAAGTCTCTTCGTTCAGTCTTACAGAGGTTATTTTTGTCTTGCTCTCTTACTAGCCGCAGCGGCTCGTTCTTGAGCTTGCAGATCGTTTGAGTCGGCAAGTTCTTGGGAAAACTCCACATCACGGCCATCTGGAGCCATGTTCTGCTTGTTTTGTGCTTGTCTGCGAGCACGTTTGTCTTTTCCCATGAGTAAACCCTCCTTAGACGCTTGGTGAGAGGATGACCTCTCGCTATTATGATGTACACAATAAAGCAATCTATAAGAGGAAAGAAAGGGAAATCGTGTGAATATGTGGTTGGTGAAACGGCTGCATTATAAAGGATATCAAGTACTGAGCTCGAAACACCTTACGCTGAAGTTTCCCTGCCAACACTCGAAGACTCAAGCTTCACGAATAACTTCTTCGTTTACCGCTTCGCGTAATGTGTATAAATAATAGGTGTCACGCTCAATTTGGTATAAATCATAAACGTCTTCAAACGTGTTTAATTGTTGATATATTTCTGTTCGGACATCGTTAGCAAGCGTAATGTATGGAAATTTTTGCGCAGCATACTTTGAACGAAGATTCGTTTTTCGGATTCGCATCAAAATCGTTTGGATTTCCTTCTCAAAAAAGAGTTCATTGAAAAATTCCTCTTTTGCTGGCTGGTTATACCCTTTTCCGTGATATGGCTTTCCGAGCCATGTTCCTAAAAAACCACATTGATTTTGGATATCAAAAAGGTTGATCGTTCCAATCGGGTTATGCCATTCATCCAAAATGGTTCTCGAGATCAACTCACCACGATCTTCGGCCTCAATTGTTTGTTTCGTCAAAAACATGAATTCCTCGAATGAGCCTGCCTTTTGACGCACAAAAGGGAAGACCGCTGGGTCCACCATCAAATCGTACAAAACATGACACTCTGAAAGATCACGTTTCTTTAACATGTTCTACATCCTCTCCCAGAGGGCAGACTGATTCCACCCTCGAATTAAACGTTCTAATTCGGGGTGGGAATCGAACCCACTAAGACCAGATGTTTCTGGTGGCGCACCAATTGCCTTCCCTTGCCTGTATTCAATTAAATTTTTTATTTAAGTAAACCAAATTTATAAGATAATCATAATAGATTTTTACAAAAAAGAAAATAAACTTTTTTTGTCATTTTTTAGCTTTTTTTAACGAATGAGTTCATGAATATTAGTCCGATTTCTGATACACAATTTCACCATTGATCATCGTCAAAATGGGAAGTGCCGAAAAGTGGAAAGGATGGTTATTCCACAAAGTAATATCGGCGTCTTTTCCAACTTCAAGACTTCCGACCCGTTCATCAATACCGAGGTTTTTGGCAGGATTAATTGTAATTCCCGCAATCGCTTTTTCGATGGGCAGACCTTCTCGTACAGCAAGGGCAGCACACACATTCAAGTACTGTATAGGTACGTATGGATGGTCGGTTGTTATGGAAACCGCTACATCGTGCTCACTTAAAATCCTATAGGTTTGCCACGTTTTATTTTTGAGTTCAATTTTCGATTTACGGGTAAGTGTAGGTCCGACTGAGACTTGAAGGTTCCGGTCCGCTAGCTCTGAAACGACTAAGTGACCCTCTGTACAGTGTTCAATGCGTAGGTCGAGATCAAACTCATCTGCGAATCGAACTGCAGAAAGAATATCATCGGCACGATGGGCGTGGATTCGAACAGGCATTTCCCGCTTCAACACGGAAATGATCGGCGCTATTCGTAAGCAATTTGGGTTATCTGTGTGTTTTGCTTTATAAAATTCTTCTCGTAACATTCCCATGATGCCCATCCTCGTAATCGAATCATTGTGTCTGCCGCTATGAATCCGTTTCGGGTTTTCTCCAAGTGCAATTTTCAGGCCGGCTTTTTCCTTTACGAGCATGTTCTTGACGTTCTTTCCATGAGTCTTGATGACAGCGGTTTGGCCGCCAATCACATTTGCGCTGCCAGGCATAACATGAACGGTCGTAATTCCAAACTTAATGGCATCATTGAAGGCAATATCGAGTGGATGTATGCTATCGATGGCTCGGATATGGGGTGTTAAAGGTTCATGGGTTTCATTTGCGTCGTTTCCAGCCCAGCCGGTGCCTTCATCATATAATCCGAGATGGGTATGGACATCGATAAAACCAGGCAGCAAATGCATTCCGGTTGCTTCAAAGACATTCATGTTATTTTGAACTGATATACTTTCAGCGATTTGTGTAATTTTCCCGTTTTCAATTAACAGATCGCCGGATTTTACAGACGAAGTAACCGGGTATAGGGTTGCATTTTTTATCAATGTTTTCATTGGTGTACCTCATTTGGATTTAATGTTATATAGCGTATCTGTTCATGCTGAGAAGTTATTTATTATAGATTGCATTTAAAGCAGATGTAAGTGTAGGAAATTGAAATTTATAGCCATCGTTTAATGCCTTCTGTGGATAAACCTTTTGACCGTCCAAAATCAATGTACTCATCTCACCAAGTGCACCGCGTAATAAAAATCCTGGGGTAGGAAACCAATGCGGCCGGTTTAGTGTTTTTCCAAGTACTTTTCCGAAAACATGCATCTGCACTGGATGAGGAGAGGTGGCATTCAAGGGTCCATCAACGGTTTCATTGTTAATCGCAAAATCAATCAGACCGACAATATCATTTATATGAATCCAGGAGTACCATTGCTCACCAGAACCAATAGGTCCTCCGGCAAATATTTTATAGGGAATTGCAATCCGGGGCAGTGCACCTTCATCGCCATCCAGGATCAAACCGAAGCGGGTATAAACAACACGCACCCCGAAAGCTTTTGCTTTTGCAGCTTCCCGTTCCCAGTTTTCTGTAACGTGGGAAAGAAAATCATTGCCTGGTTCCTGTACAGTTTCATCAAATGTTCTCGTCATGGACGTACCGTAAAAACCGATTGCTGATGCGTTTATTAAAACAGAGGGCTTATTTGGTTGAGCTGCAATTATATTGACGATTTCTTGAGTTGCGGTGATCCGGCTCGATATGATTTTTTCCTTTTTTTCTTCCGTCCATCGACCGTTAATCGTTTCTCCTGCCAAATTGACGATAGCTGACAGATCCGGTAATTCAGTACTAGGATCACTGTCGTCCGTGAGCCATTTTATGTAGGTTACGTTGTTTTTATCGGGTTTGTCTTCTGGGTTTCGGGTTAGTACATACACAGAGTATCCCTGGCGAGTTAGGTGATCGGTCAGTGCTTGTCCAACAAAACCAGTCCCACCTGTTATGGCGATATTCATTGCGAACTCCTCCTAATACTTGCTTATGTTTGTATTCGCCTTTACATTTGATTTTTCCTTTAAGAGGTTCTAAAAGCCATGTGTTTAATATGAATTAAGAGTTTAGTGCAAAGGACCCAGTATTATCCTTTAAAAGGGGGCATGTGCTAAACTGATGGAAGAGGTGGTCCGAATGAAAATAACAAAGATCACAGTTCAAAAGAAAAATAAAAGCCGATACAATGTTTATGTTGATTGTGGGCATGGGGAAGAATTCGGATTTGCAATTGATGAGGATGTCTATATTAAGTTTGGAATTGAAAAGGGCATGGAACTCAGTGCGAAGGAAATATCCGAATTACAGTCAGAGGACGAAGTGCGAAAAGGCTTTAATCAGGCTGTGAACTATTTATCGTACAGAATGAGGTCGTGTCAAGAAATCGTCGAATATTTAAAGAAGAAGGAAGTTCCCACTTCAGCAATTGAGGCGATTATGAAACGCCTTCAAGAATTAAAGTATATAGATGACCTTGAGTTCGCAAAAATGTTCATACGTAGTAAAGTGACAACTTCTCAAAAAGGACCGAAAGCGCTGGAACAAGAGTTGAAGCTGAAGGGTGTTTCGGAAGCGATCATAGAAAAGGCGATCCTTGTATATCCACAAGATCAGCAAATTGAATCCGCGACAAAGCTTGCAAAGAAAAAGGCGAAACAGAACCAAAAACTAAGTGAGATAGCGGCAAAGCAAAAGATCGGTCAGCTTTTGAAGCAAAAAGGTTTTTCATGGACTATTATTGAACAAGCAATTGAAAAAGCCTCCCTTCAAAAAGATGAACAAGAAGAGCGGGAGGCATTGGATATACAAGCTCAAAAGGCCCATCGTAAGTATCGGAAATTTTCAGGCTGGGAATATAAACAGAAGATGAAGCAGCAATTGTATAGAAAAGGATTTTCTATCGAGCTGATTGATGAATGGCTAAATGAAACTGAGATTAGCGATCAATAAAAATCTCTGCTTGACCGGCATTTTGGTCAACAATCAGCTCGGCTACGGTATCAGGACTCTTTAAGCGGGAGCGGTCTTTGATGTGGTCCGTTTCATCCCAAAACGGGGTGTCCATTCCGCCCATATAAACGGCTGTCACTTGGATGGCCGTTCCTTCAAGTTCCTTAATAAGACTTTCTGTAAAACCACGTACCGCGAATTTGCTTGCTACATAGACGGATTCATTTTTCTTTCCGCGTAGTCCGGCGGTTGAAATGACATTCATAAGTTGACCTTCACCTTGTTCAACAAGTAAAGGTAGGATCGCCCTCGTCATATTGATCGTTCCTTTTATGTTCGTCGCTAATACTTGTTCGATTTCATCATCAGAATATGTATCGAGCGGACCAAAACAACCGGTTCCGGCATTGTTTATCAGAAGGTCGATCCGGTCGGTTTCTAAAAATGAATGGAGCGAATTTTGAATGTCCTTTGTATTTGTTATATCACAAGCAATTGCAGTTGCAGACCCGCCACAGATTGCTATTTCTTCTTTTACCGTTTCTAACGGTTCGATTCGGCGTCCGACAAGGAAAACATGGTCGCCTTTTTTTCCGTATTGAATTGCAAGGCTCCTGCCTAATCCAGTTCCAGCACCGGTAATGATGATATTTTTCAATGTAATCACTCCTTGTATATTTAAGTAAAAAAATGACCTTCTTTAATTACGAATTTTAGATTGATTTTTCAAAGCGGTAAGGTTGTATCAAGCACCATCATTATGCTAGCATACCTCTTTAATTTGGCAAATAAATACGATTTCTACTATACTAAAAGGGGATTTGGAGGTTAAATGAATGGAAAAGCGCTATAGTGATATGAGTAAATATGAATTGCATGAAGAAATTCGTACATTAACGGAAAATGCAAGAAAAGCGGAACAACTTGGGGTCGTCAATGAACTAGCAGTGCTTGAAAGGAAAATTGCGATGGCTCGATGTTATTTGCTTGACCCATCACATTATAAGCCAGGTGAAGTATATGAGTTGGAAATTGATCCACAACGTGATTTTAAAATTGATTATATGAATGGAATTTTCGCATGGGGATATCGAAGCGGACAAAACGAACTTGAGGCATTTCCGATATCGATGCTGCGTTCGAAAAATAAAAAGGACTAACCCGTTGTTATAATGGGAGCAAATGCCTCATTATAAGGGTTAGTCCAGTTTAATGCAATCTAAGAGCGTTTTCGTGTTTCAACTTTTAATACGTGGTTGTGCAAACTCCGCTGCGTTTCTCCATTCACCTGTTGGTAGGAATGTTTCGGGTTCGCGCGCGGTGATTGGAATGGATCTTCATACATCGCATATAGCCGGTTTTGAGTATCTTTTCCCATGAGTTGACAACTCCTAATAAAGTGTCATCAGGATTGATTGGAACGCCTCATTCGCTCGAATGGATGTGTTTGGGTCGTCCCATTGGCTCGTTTTGATGCATATTCTTCTTTTGCCCGGGGTTCACCCGAGGGAGAAATCCGATTAGGAAAGTCTTTAGCTTTATTACGCATTGGTAACAGCTCCTTTGTAATCGGTAACCTTAGTATGACAAGAAAACACGTCTAATATGTTGTGAAAAAATTGACATGGATTGAGGGATTAATGATGAATGAAACCTTTCATCGCTTAGCAGAACAGCTTCAGTAACAGAACAGCAACCTAACTTATGATGAAGCGAGGAATTGGGTGGAGGCACTTTGGGAAGATTTCGAGACTACACGAGCGCGTGCAGGCAGAACGTACAAAGGCCACGAAATGACAGAGCGAATCGTACAGGAGTCGATTATTCGTTACGGTGCAAAGCTTCATGATTATTTCAGCAACAATCCGAAATTTTCACATCTGCTTAATAAAGAAAACTAGGCAAAGTCAAGCCTTGGCGCAGACTGAGCCTTAGCTGCGCTTATACTTGGGACGTAAACTTTTCTTTAACGATGATTATCCTTCTTGTTGAAAAGTTATGCTTTCCTAATGTGCAAAGAGAGGAATGACTCGCTGCGAGCCATCCCTCTTTTTCTTAATTCGTTGCTAACTCGAGCTTCCGTTTTAACGTCTTTTCACTGTAGACCCAGCCTGTAAAGGAGGTTGTAATCGTTAAGTTCTCATCCATTCGAACAACTGCTACAAAAGGGTAGTGCCCCTTAGAACGGTATCGTAAGTCGATGAATCGTACTTCGTAACCGTCCTCGAGGTTCTCGACTTCCCAACGATAGACTGGTGAAAACGATAAAAATGCAGCAAGGTTTGAATTCTTTACGGCAGCGTTGATCATTGGATTATCCGGTATTGGTTTTCGATCATAGATATCATGAACGGTTAAATCGTCGCCCTTCACTTCAACGACATGGAACTGATCATCGGTCATAACTGCAACGTGTTTTTGACTCCAACGTATTGTCGGACAAACGATCACATTTTCGGCATCAAGGATTTCCTTTTTAACAACTTGAATTGTGTGTCGTCTTGAAAGGTATCGCCAAATATAGTATCCAATCAAAATGGTGTATATCGTTAAAAACGTATAGCCAGGGTCAAAGCCCAAATACCAAAGAACAAACCCAAAGATATGGGTAGTAAATATAAACGGATCGAAAATATTAATCATACCGAGTGCAATCCATCTTTTTGTAAATGGATATAAGGCTTGAGTCCCATATGCATTAAAAATATCAACAAACACATGTAAAAAGACAGCTAAAAATGTCCATAACCATACGTGAAGTAAATTCGCTCCTGGAAAGAACAGACTAAGAACCCCAGCAATCAAAATCGGCCATAAAATAACAGCCGGAATCGAGTGGGTTATTCCACGATGGTTCCGAATATAGACGGCATTACTCCTTAATTTTAATATCGTATCAAAATCAGGGGCGTTCGAGCCTACTATCGTCCCGACTAATACAGCTTGTGTAGTTACCGGATCCTGTGTAAGTACAGGGTCGATAGTGGCGAGTCCACCAAGAGCGATACCCATAACAATATGTGTACCCGTATCCATTAATTGCAAAGCCTCCTCAATAAGCGGTTCAAATTCGGATTCGGTTCTTTAACTTATTGTGTCCAAAAATGTGTAGTTCGATGGGTATGGGATAACATTTTAGCGGATGTCCAAAAGTGATACGCCGACATTTTGAACAAACGGTGATAGATGATTTTATAGTGCATTTAGTTTATAGTATAGTGGTTACATTATATGGTTTAGACATATTCACTAAATCAAACAAATTTGGTCGCTATTTTCAACATTACATATCATTTTATCATGACGGGGGATTAAAGTTGATTAAAATGGGTTGTCACAATCTAAAACTTTCGATAAATAAAGAAGCATTTCAATCTGATTTACTTAATTGGTATAATACGGATCACCGGGATCTCCCATGGAGAAAGGTACGCGACCCTTATAAAATCTGGGTTTCTGAAATTATGCTTCAGCAAACAAGAGTCGATACGGTCATTCCTTATTTCGAACGCTTCATGGAGCTTTTTCCAACTGCAACAGCTCTTGCGGATGCTGATGAAGAAAAGGTTTTAAAAGCTTGGGAAGGCCTCGGCTATTATTCAAGAGCGCGCAATCTGCAGTCCGCTGTTCGTGAAGTAAAGGAAACCTATAATGGTGAAATTCCTGCCGATCCCGATGCGATTCAATCACTAAAGGGTGTTGGTCCATATACTGCCGGTGCAATATCAAGCATAGCCTTCGGGTTGCCGGAGCCAGCAGTGGATGGAAATGTGATGCGTGTTTTATCCCGAGTTTTACATATTGAAGACGATATCGCAAAACCTCAAACCCGTAAATTATTTGAGGGGGCAGTTAGACAGCTCATTTCAAAGGAAAACCCTTCTCACTTTAATCAAGGACTAATGGAGCTTGGAGCAACAGTCTGTACACCGAAATCACCTACTTGTTTATTTTGTCCAGTTCAACAATACTGTCAAGCTTTTGAAAAAGGGATACAAGACACGCTTCCAGTTAAAAAGAAAAAAATCAAGAAAAGAACGGTTCCGGTTGCTGTTGCGCTATTGACTGATGAGAGCGGCAATACGCTTATTGAAAAACGACCAGAAAACGGGCTGCTTGCAAACCTTTGGCAATTTCCGAACTACGAAACAGAAGGTAGTAAAGTTGATCTTACTGAACAATTGAAAAACTATTTAGAGGGTCGTTATCCGATAACTGTCGATCTAAATGAGCATTTGATCGATTTTCAGCATGTGTTTTCACACTTGACGTGGAAGCTTACTGTTTATTCGGGAACATTTAAAATGAATGAACTGATGAATACCGATGCTAAAATTGTTAATAAGCTTGAGCTGGAACAATATCCATTACCGGTTTCACATCAAAAAATTGCCGCGATTTGGAAAGAAAAATAAATCAAGGGCTGACCTAGGATAAAGTAAGTTGCCTTTAGGTCAGCCCTTGATTTTTGGTATTATTCGTAATTAGGTCTTGTACCATGGTTCCCGTCGGCTTCATCACGATGCAATCCGCCACGTTCCTCAATTTGCTCAATGATTTCACGATGGATTGTTACTCCTTCACTGTTCAAATAAGGTGTAATTTGTTGAAGAGAGTGATGGTAGAAGGCTAACTCTTTATCAGTCCATTCAGTTTTAGATATCATCGAAAGTTCCGTCATATCTCTCCCTACATACATAATTATTACCTCCTGATTGTAACTCCTTTTCAAGCCCAAACTAAAAACAGACGGCTTTACATCCTATTTACCCCGCACATACTGATTTTAATCTTTCCGTTTTCAAATTGGATTATGTATGGAAAATGGTACATTAAAAAATAAGCATAGTACTTTGCCGGGTTGGTTAAATTACAGATGTGGAGGTGAGACACATGGCAAAACAACAACAAGGCCAACAAACACAAGCTGGTACAAACGTACAACAAGTTAAGCAGCAAAACGCTCAAGCGGCTCAAGGTCAACAACCTGGTCAACAAGCTGCTCAACAAGCTGCTCAACAAAAGGCTGGTCAATTTTCTGCTGAATTTGCGGGCGAACAAACAAATGCTCAGCAAGTACGTCAGCAAAACCAGCAATCTCAACAGCGTAAAAAGTAACCACACTTCCGAAAGACACTCTCGGTATCCACTGCCGAGGGTGTTTTTTACATTCTTAGATTTTTGAGGGTCATGGTCAATTCGAACGTCAGACAAAATAATTCAATCATAGGTCATTGGCCCTGCTTCACATAAAACCCTGAAAATATCAAGGTTTAAATGTTTCAACTATAAATGTGAAGGAAACAATTTACTTGGTGACGAACAAAGTACATAGAAAGGATGTGGTCAAAAAATGTGTGGAAGATTTACGCTTACAGCAGAAATCGACCTCCTGATGGATTGGTTTGAAATTGATGAATGGACAGATATCGATCTAAAACCAAGGTTCAATATCGCGCCTTCTCAAAACATCTTAGCCATAGTATCAAACCAAAGAAATCGACGTGCTGGGCTTTTAAAATGGGGGCTTATTCCACCATGGGCGAAAGACCCATCAATCGGAAACAAGCTGATCAATGCCCGTGCCGAAACCGCTATGGAAAAACCGAGCTTCCGCAATGCAATTAAGAGGCGCAGGTGTCTTATTCCGGCAAGCGGATTTTATGAATGGAAAAAGGAAGGCAAACAAAAACAGCCCAAATACATTCAAATGAAGGAAGACAATCTTTTTGCTTTTGCAGGTCTCTGGGAGAGGTGGTCCGATGATAGCGGTAACCCATTACATACGTGCACAATTTTAACGACAAAACCGAATGAACTGATGGAGGACATACATAACCGGATGCCAGTTATTTTACCTAAAGATGAATATTCACGTTGGCTGAAATCCGATGAAGAACCAGAAGCAATCGAGGATTTGCTGCAACCATACGATGCTGAGAAAATGGCCGCACATAATGTTTCAACGCTAGTCAACTCGCCAAGAAACGAATTGCCTGAATGTATTGAAGAAATGTAATTATTTAAAGAGCATTATGTACCTGCGTCCGCAAGTAAATGCTACGGGTATAGCTTCCTCGGCACTCGTAGCTAAGTAGCTTATCTGTACCTGTGTCTACAAGTTTATCCTACGAGGCGGGTTTCCTCCGTACAACTCGTAGCTTATGTGCAAGTATCGCTCGTTGCACTTTCATTTTCATTTATACGAAGAAAGGATATAATAGAGGATGTTCAAATTTTGAATCGGACAAAAAGTTGAAAGGAGTTTGCTATGTCTTTTCCGACCACTGGAAGTTCAATACAAATTCAAAGCTATAAACATAACGGACAATTGCACCGGGTATGGGAAGAAACAATCATCTTAAAAGGAACTTCTTCTGTTGTAATTGGCGGAAATGACCGCATTTTGGTTACAGAATCAGATGGAAGACAGTGGCGTACAAGGGAACCAGCCATTTGTTATTTCAACTCAGAACAATGGTTCAATGTCATTGCAATGTTACGTGAAAATGGCATCCATTACTACTGTAATCTAGGAACTCCTTTTACCTATGATGAAGAAGCATTGAAGTATATCGATTATGATTTAGATGTCAAAGTTTTTCCGGATATGACTTATACCTTGCTTGATGAGGATGAGTTTGTGCTCCATCGTAAGGAAATGGATTACCCGACTGAAATCAACGATATTATGCGACGGAATTTAGAGCAATTGTATTCATTGATTAATCAACGCAAAGGCCCTTTTGAACCTTTTTTTGTGGAGAATTGGTATGAGCGGTTTTTAGAATATCGGTAAAAATGAAAGTTCGACAATGTCGAGCTTTTACTTCTTTTTCTGAAACTAAAGTCAGCCAGTAGGTTATCTTAAAGCTATAAAGACTGTGACATCAGGAGGTGAGGACCACGGATAGCATTAAGAGATATTTACAATTTGTTACCCCGTACCGAAAACAGATCATCATCACGATCTTTATCGGGATTTTCAAGTTTGGGATTCCTTTATTAATTCCATTAATTTTAAAATATGTCATAGATGACGTCGTGAACGCTGATATCGGTATGGATGAAAAGATTACCCGCTTGTCCTGGGTATTGGCAGGCGCTTTTTTTGTGTTTGTCGTCCTCAGACCACCCATCGAATATTATCGGCAATACTATGCCCAGTGGACAGGAAGTAAAATCTTGTACGACATCCGCGATCGCTTGTTCAGTCATATACAGCGATTAAGTTTAAAGTATTACTCCAATACGAAAGCTGGGGAAATCATTTCTCGAGTCATTCATGATGTTGAACTAACGAAAGCTTTCGTCATTACAGGACTTATGAATATTTGGCTTGACATGTTTACGATCGTGATTGCGATTGCCATCATGATGACAATGGATGTCTGGTTGACGCTAGTTGCGATTTCCTTACTTCCGTTCTATGGTCTATCAATCAAATACTTCTACAGTCGCTTACGGGATCTGACGAAAGACCGTTCGCAGGCTCTAGCTGAGGTGCAGGGCCACCTTTATGAGAGGGTACAGGGTGTTTCCGTCATTCGAAGCTTTGCTCTCGAGGATTATGAACAGGAGCAGTTTGATGTACGGAACACGAACTTTTTGGATAAAGCATTGAACCATACATCATGGAATGCCCGAACCTTTGCAGTTGTAAATACAATCACTGATATTGCACCTCTTCTCGTCATTACAGTCGCAGGATATTTTGCGATAACAGGAAGGATAACGATCGGTGCAATGGCTGCATTCGTTGCTTATATGGATCGCCTCTATAATCCACTAAGGCGGCTTGTCAATTCATCAACGACATTGACCCAGGCGATTGCGTCAATGGATCGCGTCTTTGATTTTATGGATGAAAAATATGATATTGAGGATCGGAAAGATGCTACGGAACTTAAATTTGTCAAAGGGCATATCACGTTTGACAATGTCTCGTTTCGCTACAACGATAATGAACGGGATATTTTAGACGGAATCAACTTAGATGTCAATGAAGGGGAAACGATTGCACT encodes the following:
- a CDS encoding YfhH family protein, with translation MEKRYSDMSKYELHEEIRTLTENARKAEQLGVVNELAVLERKIAMARCYLLDPSHYKPGEVYELEIDPQRDFKIDYMNGIFAWGYRSGQNELEAFPISMLRSKNKKD
- a CDS encoding YpzG family protein; this encodes MGKDTQNRLYAMYEDPFQSPRANPKHSYQQVNGETQRSLHNHVLKVETRKRS
- the sspK gene encoding small, acid-soluble spore protein K, yielding MRNKAKDFPNRISPSGEPRAKEEYASKRANGTTQTHPFERMRRSNQS
- a CDS encoding metal-dependent hydrolase; this translates as MDTGTHIVMGIALGGLATIDPVLTQDPVTTQAVLVGTIVGSNAPDFDTILKLRSNAVYIRNHRGITHSIPAVILWPILIAGVLSLFFPGANLLHVWLWTFLAVFLHVFVDIFNAYGTQALYPFTKRWIALGMINIFDPFIFTTHIFGFVLWYLGFDPGYTFLTIYTILIGYYIWRYLSRRHTIQVVKKEILDAENVIVCPTIRWSQKHVAVMTDDQFHVVEVKGDDLTVHDIYDRKPIPDNPMINAAVKNSNLAAFLSFSPVYRWEVENLEDGYEVRFIDLRYRSKGHYPFVAVVRMDENLTITTSFTGWVYSEKTLKRKLELATN
- the mutY gene encoding A/G-specific adenine glycosylase produces the protein MGCHNLKLSINKEAFQSDLLNWYNTDHRDLPWRKVRDPYKIWVSEIMLQQTRVDTVIPYFERFMELFPTATALADADEEKVLKAWEGLGYYSRARNLQSAVREVKETYNGEIPADPDAIQSLKGVGPYTAGAISSIAFGLPEPAVDGNVMRVLSRVLHIEDDIAKPQTRKLFEGAVRQLISKENPSHFNQGLMELGATVCTPKSPTCLFCPVQQYCQAFEKGIQDTLPVKKKKIKKRTVPVAVALLTDESGNTLIEKRPENGLLANLWQFPNYETEGSKVDLTEQLKNYLEGRYPITVDLNEHLIDFQHVFSHLTWKLTVYSGTFKMNELMNTDAKIVNKLELEQYPLPVSHQKIAAIWKEK
- a CDS encoding gamma-type small acid-soluble spore protein, yielding MAKQQQGQQTQAGTNVQQVKQQNAQAAQGQQPGQQAAQQAAQQKAGQFSAEFAGEQTNAQQVRQQNQQSQQRKK
- a CDS encoding SOS response-associated peptidase — encoded protein: MCGRFTLTAEIDLLMDWFEIDEWTDIDLKPRFNIAPSQNILAIVSNQRNRRAGLLKWGLIPPWAKDPSIGNKLINARAETAMEKPSFRNAIKRRRCLIPASGFYEWKKEGKQKQPKYIQMKEDNLFAFAGLWERWSDDSGNPLHTCTILTTKPNELMEDIHNRMPVILPKDEYSRWLKSDEEPEAIEDLLQPYDAEKMAAHNVSTLVNSPRNELPECIEEM
- a CDS encoding DUF402 domain-containing protein, which translates into the protein MSFPTTGSSIQIQSYKHNGQLHRVWEETIILKGTSSVVIGGNDRILVTESDGRQWRTREPAICYFNSEQWFNVIAMLRENGIHYYCNLGTPFTYDEEALKYIDYDLDVKVFPDMTYTLLDEDEFVLHRKEMDYPTEINDIMRRNLEQLYSLINQRKGPFEPFFVENWYERFLEYR